The Vibrio toranzoniae sequence CGTTATGTTCCGCGTTAGCGATAGCTGACTCAAGAACTTTCTTAACCAATACAGCAGCTTTTTTGTTGCTGAAAGTTAGAATTTCTAGAGCTTGGTCTACCGACTTACCGCGAATTTGGTCTGCAACTAAGCGAGCTTTCTGTGGAGAAATACGAGCAAAGTTATGTTTAGCTAAAGCTTCCATCATCTACTCCTTATTTCTTCTTAGCTTTCTTATCTGCAGCATGACCGCGATAAGTACGAGTTGGTGCAAATTCGCCCAGTTTGTGACCGATCATTTCTTCGGTAACGAAAACTGGAACGTGCTGACGACCATTATGGACAGCGATGGTCAAACCAATCATTGTTGGGATGATCATTGAGCGACGGGACCAAGTCTTAATAGGCTTTTTGTCTCCGCTTTCCACCGCTTTCTCTACCTTCTTCAGCAAGTGTAGGTCAATAAAAGGACCTTTCTTGAGAGAACGTGGCATGGCGATTCCTCTTTATAGATTATTTAGTGCGACGACGTACGATGTACTTGTCAGTGCGCTTGTTCTTACGAGTCTTGAAGCCCTTAGTAGGAACGCCCCAAGGAGATACTGGGTGACGACCACCAGATGTGCGGCCTTCACCACCACCATGTGGGTGATCCACCGGGTTCATTACTACACCACGTACGGTTGGACGTACGCCGCGCCAGCGTGAAGCACCAGCTTTACCAAGTTCACGTAGCATATGCTCAGAGTTACCAACTTCACCGATCGTTGCACGACCTTCAGAAAGAACTTTGCGCATTTCACCAGAACGTAGACGAATAGTTACGTATGCACCATCGCGAGCGATGATTTGAGCATAAGCACCAGCCGAACGAGCTAGCTGAGCACCTTTACCAGGCTTAAGTTCAACACAGTGTACAGTAGAACCTACTGGGATGTTGCGCATCGGCAGAGTGTTACCTGCTTTGATTGCTGCATCTACACCAGATTGAATCTGGTCACCTGCGTTAACACCTTTAGGTGCAATGATGTAACGACGCTCACCGTCTGCGTACAGAACTAGAGCGATGTTAGCACTACGGTTTGGATCGTATTCTAGACGCTCAACTTTCGCTGGGATGCCATCTTTAGTACGTTTGAAGTCAACTACACGGTAGTGGTGCTTATGACCACCGCCGATGTGACGTACTGTGATACGACCGTTGTTGTTACGACCACCGTTCTTAGAGTTTTTCTCTAGAAGTGGTGCGTATGGCTTACCCTTGTGTAGGTCAGCGTTAACAACTTTAACGACGTGACGACGACCAGGGGAAGTCGGCTTACATTTAACAATAGCCATTTTTACTACTCCTGTTATTCCGCGCCGCCAACGAAGTCAAGATCTTGACCTTCTTTCAAAGTAACGTAGGCTTTTTTCACGTCTGAACGACGGCCTTCACGCATACCTTGACGTTTGGTCTTACCCTTTAATACAAGAGTATTTACAGACTTAACTTCAACTTCAAATAGCTTTTCTACAGCTGCTTTGATCTCTTTCTTAGTTGCATCTTTAGCTACTTTGAAAACGATAGTGTTCGCTTTCTCAGCTGCCATAGTTGCTTTTTCAGAGATGTGCGGAGCACGTAGAACTTTTAAGATACGCTCTTCAGTGATCATGCTAGCATCTCCTCAACTTGCTTAACTGCGTCAGCAGTCATTAGAACCTTGTCGAAAGCGATAAGTGATACTGGGTCTACACCAGCAACATCACGTGCATCAACTTTGTATAGGTTACGAGCAGCTAAGAATAGATTTTCATCTACTTCGCCAGTCACAATCAGAACGTCGCTTAGCTCAAGCTCTTTAAGCTTAGCTACAAGTTCTTTTGTTTTTGGTGCTTCTACAGAGAAGTTATCAACAACGATTAAACGCTCTTGACGAACTAACTCAGAAAGAATGCTCTTCATAGCACCACGGTACATTTTTTTGTTTACTTTTTGGCTGTGATCTTGTTGTTTCGCAGCAAAAGTAACACCACCTGTACGCCAGATTGGGCTACGAAT is a genomic window containing:
- the rplV gene encoding 50S ribosomal protein L22 translates to MEALAKHNFARISPQKARLVADQIRGKSVDQALEILTFSNKKAAVLVKKVLESAIANAEHNEGADIDDLNVAKIFVDEGPIMKRIMPRAKGRADRILKRSSHITIVVADR
- the rpsS gene encoding 30S ribosomal protein S19, with protein sequence MPRSLKKGPFIDLHLLKKVEKAVESGDKKPIKTWSRRSMIIPTMIGLTIAVHNGRQHVPVFVTEEMIGHKLGEFAPTRTYRGHAADKKAKKK
- the rplB gene encoding 50S ribosomal protein L2, with the protein product MAIVKCKPTSPGRRHVVKVVNADLHKGKPYAPLLEKNSKNGGRNNNGRITVRHIGGGHKHHYRVVDFKRTKDGIPAKVERLEYDPNRSANIALVLYADGERRYIIAPKGVNAGDQIQSGVDAAIKAGNTLPMRNIPVGSTVHCVELKPGKGAQLARSAGAYAQIIARDGAYVTIRLRSGEMRKVLSEGRATIGEVGNSEHMLRELGKAGASRWRGVRPTVRGVVMNPVDHPHGGGEGRTSGGRHPVSPWGVPTKGFKTRKNKRTDKYIVRRRTK
- the rplW gene encoding 50S ribosomal protein L23; translation: MITEERILKVLRAPHISEKATMAAEKANTIVFKVAKDATKKEIKAAVEKLFEVEVKSVNTLVLKGKTKRQGMREGRRSDVKKAYVTLKEGQDLDFVGGAE
- the rplD gene encoding 50S ribosomal protein L4: MELMVKGADALTVSETTFGRDFNEALVHQVVVAYAAGARQGTRAQKTRSEVSGGGAKPWRQKGTGRARAGTIRSPIWRTGGVTFAAKQQDHSQKVNKKMYRGAMKSILSELVRQERLIVVDNFSVEAPKTKELVAKLKELELSDVLIVTGEVDENLFLAARNLYKVDARDVAGVDPVSLIAFDKVLMTADAVKQVEEMLA